The following nucleotide sequence is from Toxoplasma gondii ME49 chromosome IV, whole genome shotgun sequence.
CTGTTTCACGATATCTACAACAAGCGCGGCGTCCAAGCCAGGAACCCTCCACGTGTAGCCCGGTTCCAAGCACACCGGATGCTACACCAGTTAGCCTATTGGATGTCTGTGTAGTTCGCCATTATCTGGAAAGAGCGCCGTAGTCTTGATCGGGCGCCCTGCATGCTTTCCTGGAGCAACAACGCATTCCCCCTGTCGAAGTCGAACGTGACGTCTTCCCAGGGCAGAGACTGCTGTACCGCAGTGTCGTGGTTCACatgtctgccttcttccattctcttctctccctttaAAACTGCAGAACGCGGAGCTGGTTTGACCGCACATCCGAAAAATCCCAGCACTACGGTAGACCAGTGCCGCTGCCTCTTTAGAGATGATTGCTCCCAGtacgatggtactgatcaAACAGGCATCTGAGTTGTAGTTGTCTCTGTGCCGCCTTCCCCAATCGTCCCCTACGCTGCCGTGTTCGCTTAAGGTGTCTTGAggttccttttcctccttcaaACTCCTATTCCGTGTCTATCTCGTGGAACGTCAGCCGTTATCTCTATCGACTTTCAGCTGTCTCACATAGGTCTGATCGCCTCTCTAGAGTAGCTCCTGAATCCCCACTGCTGTTTTCCAAAGCTGCAGCTTCCGTATCCACACAAGCCAGCAATCCACAACTGAGTGACAACAGCCCTTTCCCTGCGTGTCTTGCAATTCGTGCTAGAGGGCCTCGAGTCCAACGCTGCCTCCACAATCGCACCTCTCCCTCCGCTCCAGGCGGGACGGCTGCACCTCCCCTTAGTTGCCGCTCTTTGACACCAGTACCATCCGTCCTCTAAGTTCATCACCATCTTGCCATACACAAACTCGTCGTCCCGGCGCCTCTTCACGCATGTCCTTGCGTGACCCTCCCATCTGTCTGCATCCGTCTTCTTTTACATGCATCCATCCTTCCTCACACTTCAGTGACATCTCCTGTGTGTTGAGTGTATCGTCCGTACCCACGGACGTTTCACAGGTTCCGCGCCGGCGCTGCAACAGCCCCAGGGTCATCTGGTGGCTCTTGTGGTCTCCAGTAGCAGCCGTCGATATCCACAAGACACGTATCTGATTGTTATTGCATGCCCTTCTGTTTATCCACAACAGTTGCCTTAGCTGTGGACGAAGGCCAAATACAGAGTGGATCTCATATCACATTGCACAGCATATAAATGCTCGTCACCACGTATTGTAGTTACCACATTATAAGTCGATGTTGCCTTTGTGCAGGTGATCCGCTCGAGTGAGACAGGGTCTCTGAGGGAAACCTCTAAAGGCCCATTGGGCCGCCATGCCACAACTGGCAGCAGCACCTGTGTGTCAACGAGGCACTTACCCTATACCCTGGATGCAGTGATAACATGAGCCGCGCTCCACGCGTTTGTATCTCACGTGCACCTGCCATGTTGCCTGCTCTGAGCACCGCAACCGCAGAACGCCCACACTCACGCAAACAGCATGCGTGGGTTCCAGTCACGGATGGACACCGTGCGTTCATGTCTGAGTTCCCCAACTCTTCTCAGAGAGCATCCTGCCCACGGTTTTGTGCCGGCGGCAAGGAGGTGCAAGGTATCCCAgtcatatacatatgcaaggtggagcgaggagaggcagtcgTTTTTACACTTACTCCATGATCCAGGACAAGCAAGACTTGGCGGCGTCGTTGTCTCACTCAGAGCCGCCAGCTCCCGCCTCGTCAGAGGGTGACTCCTCGGACTTCTCCATCAAGGCGCGTAATTCGGGACAATGTGAGCTATCTGAAGGAGTCACCCAGGGACCTGACTTTTTCTTCACACGATTTCTTGCTGTATCTAAAAGGCTTTCGGTGTAAGAGGAGAACCTGCTGAGCTtttgttgtctctcttcgtcgatgCACTTCTCGAGGATACGTGACGCTTCCTCCAAtgccgtcttcctctgcggaTTTCTCTCAACTCTGGCTAATTCCTGCAAATTCcatttcttctgtctctcactCAAGATGGCGAACACAGCAGTTGCTGACGCTGCCTCGAAAGCGAGCACCGTTCGATTGTGTTCTCTCACTGCTTCCTCGGGGTCCTCAGGCTCAATCCACCATTTCTGTTCGAGATTATTCCCCACAGCTAAAATCTCATTTTTCCATGCAGTGAGTCGATTCACGAAGAGACGTAGTGCGGCGACTGGAGATGCGCACGAAGGCAAGTGTATCTCTTCTACACTGTAGCCTTCCGCCGATGTCGGCGCCTGTGGAGGTGCTATATTGCTGGGGAACAAGAACCGTGGTTTTTCCGGCAAATGGTTCTCGAGTATTAAACCGAAACGAGCCGTTAACAGCACCCTGATAAACGGAATGACACGCCTTCGTATGCTACTGACTTTCATCTCAGTCATCTTGATAACACCTGCCAGAGTGGTGTCCGTGACGGCTACGTCTCGACCGGCTCCGTCATGTCCGCCTGAGGCCCCAGCATCTGAGCCTTCATCGGGACGTGATGACGTTCGTACGCGTGCCGCTGTAGCTTTCAGATTCTCAGCCACCTTGCCCAAAGCCTCCAGCCTGCACTCAGCGTCTAGATCGGTCATTACCATTTCGCACAAAGACACGAACGGGACACCGAAATCGGCCTCCGGAGCGACGCTGTCCACAACTGCGTCTACGAACGTTTTCACTCCTGGACGCTGATCGAAAGCGTCTCTATCCTGTTCGTATTTTTGCAAGATAGCATGCACCTTGGCCTCTACATTCCTCGCCACAGAAGCGAACCCTCCCTGCGGAACCGGCACCGTCCCCTCCCCATCTCCCGTCTCCCCTTTGTCTCCACCGCCACTACTGGCCACTGCGTCCCGCCTCGCGCTCTCCTGTTTCGAATCACTTCTGCCACGGCGTTCTCGGTGTCGAGTCCGTCCTCGCGTTGCCTCTTGGTCCGAGTCGTCCGGCTTCGATGGCGGTTCAGCGGGACGTGGAGCCGCCTCTttcgtccgtttcttctgtcgcctcgcccCGACTTTTGTCGATGCCGGCTTGGACGTTTTCGGCCGGGCTCCTGTTCTGACGGCTTCCATCCTGGCGGCTGATTCACTGATGCTCGATCCGCTTGCCGCAGCTTCAGACGTCTGTTCTGTGTCCGGCATGCTCGCACTTTCTTCATGTACCTCTGTCAGTCCCACACCGACCGGTGGAGGCGCGTGTTCTGGCATGTCTTGTCGTTTGCCATCAATGTCACTTCCACCTCCCGGTTTGTCATCAGTCGCCGAATCCTGCGTCGCCGACGTATCAGGTTCAGCTTTCACGCGTGACTCTGGTGAGCGTTGggcctctccttccccagCGCTGTGCGCCTTgatcgccttcttcttcttccctctgcccCTGCCTGCGGTCTcgtgcgttttctcgccCGGCGGGTGCGTCGCAGTTTCTGAGGGACCAGACACCCTAGGCTCTCCATCCTCCCCACCTGCTCCTCTTTGCTCTCTAGTGGAACCTTCGCTGTCTAAACCTTCGGGACCCCAGCGNNNNNNNNNNNNNNNNNNNNNNNNNNNNNNNNNGCTGGCTGTTTTGAGGGTCCGCCGGTAGTGCCCTGCGTTGTGTTTCagagtttgcatctctcttcttcttttcgctctttttcgcCCCTTTGATGCGCCAGGGGCAACCCCGTCAGGGGGTCCCCTCGGCTCTTTCTCATCACCCCCGCCACCTCCAGGCCGTCGTCCGCTTCCCCCCGCTCCTGCAAGTCCCCCGTCACTCCCCCGTTGTTGACCGGAAGTGCCTGTTTTGCCTCCGTCCTTCGGTGCCGACGACTGGCTTCCACTGCCTTTCTCACTGCCTGATGCTGCTCCCTTCTTGTCCGTGCCATGTTGCGTTGTCTGTCGTGGCCCCCCTGCCATCGTTGTGCGTGGCCTAACAGTTGCACCATGTGTTCTTGCAGGCAAAGTGCCCTGTATCCTGTCTTTGGAAACAGAGCGGTCCCCTCTGCGGCTCTGTGTCATACTTGGTCTGCCAACGCTAACAGTCCGCCTCGACGCGGCATGCCCACGAGGCGACAAGCCGCGGGACACACTGAGGGGACGCTTACCCGCCGGCGCGGGGGACGGACCGCTTCGAACCGGTTTCACTGCACTGGTGGTGCTAGACTGAGTTCTGCTTGGCGGTGCAGACGTTGACCGTGCCGGCCGGCTCGCTACAGTGCTGTACAGCTCAGGTAAGTGACTCGGCGGCCGGCCGCCAGCTTCTCCGGTGCCACTGGATGACCCAGAAACGCCTCCGGTGGAGGCAGCTGTAAACAGACTACGGGGGTCTGTTACACGACTAGAGAAGGGATGCCAGCCGCCCAAGTCGCGTCTGTCAAGGTCAGCTAGTTCTAGTGCCTCTTCCAAATCCCTTTGCGAATCCTGTTTTGTGCCTGCAGACCGGTCTATGAACGGTGATTCTTCAAGATCCCACCAATCAGAGGTGTCAAACGATATTCCGTCCAAAACTGACGTTTCGGAAATTGTTTGCAAAGGTGCCCACCCTGAACGCGGAGTCAGCAACAAGGGAGACGCGGGCTTCCTGGGATGACTGAAAGGCACTTGCTTTGGATATGATAGCCTTAATGAACCACCTGTAGCGCCTGGTTCAGACGCACTGCGGTTCACGCCGAGTGCAGCGACTCCATCCCCGGGTACCGCCACGTCACTTGATGAATGCTGTCCCTGGTGGAGTGACGTTCCAGCGCTGTCATCACCGTTTGTTTCGCCATTTTCGATCATTTGTGCCTGCTCCAGGAGGAAAGTCCAGTGCTGGACCATTTGCTGGGAAACAGCCCTTACTGCGTTGGAGCCATGGTGAAGCCTCGGCAAGACAGAGGACATAAGGGCAGCTGCCGCCAAAGCCTTCTCAGCTAAGGCGCGTATCACAGcagcctcctcttctctatTCGAAGGTGACGAATTACCTCCTAGAATGTCTTCAATGTGGACATCATCACTAGATCCCTCACTTCTCACCGGGAAATCAGAAGCCCGACTATCATCATGCCCCGTTGACCAAACCATAGATGAACCAGTCGGCGAAACGTGGGGTGGGGGATGTACAtttcctgttccttcttgtGTCCCCACCGAAGTGGCGAAAGGACCGGCGTCCTGAGCAACACCGCCAGGTGAGCAAAAAGGATCAGGGCTGGGAGATTCAGATACGCCATCCGGCGGAGACTTTCCGTCGCTCCGGTCTCCATCCGATGAGGCTAGACGCCGAGTGTTTCCAGTGGCATAGGGGCACCAACAACGGCGGAATCGGGGGTCCTCCCTGGACTTTGACTGGAGAGCAGCAAGGAAGCTCTCGACCGGNNNNNNNNNNNNNNNNNNNNNNNNNNNNNNNNNNNNNNNNNNNNNNNNNNNNNNNNNNNNNNNNNNNNNNNNNNNNNNNNNNNNNNNNNNNNNNNNNNNNNNNNNNNNNNNNNNNNNNNNNNNNNNNNNNNNNNNNNNNNNNNNNNNNNNNNNNNNNNNNNNNNNNNNNNNNNNNNNNNNNNNNNNNNNNNNNNNNNNNNNNNNNNNNNNNNNNNNNNNNNNNNNNNNNNNNNNNNNNNNNNNNNNNNNNNNNNNNNNNNNNNNNNNNNNNNNNNNNNNNNNNNNNNNNNNNNNNNNNNNNNNNNNNNNNNNNNNNNNNNNNNNNNNNNNNNNNNNNNNNNNNNNNNNNNNNNNNNNNNNNNNNNNNNNNNNNNNNNNNNNNNNNNNNNNNNNNNNNNNNNNNNNNNNNNNNNNNNNNNNNNNNNNNNNNNNNNNNNNNNNNNNNNNNNNNNNNNNNNNNNNNNNNNNNNNNNNNNNNNNNNNNNNNNNNNNNNNNNNNNNNNNNNNNNNNNNNNNNNNNNNNNNNNNNNNNNNNNNNNNNNNNNNNNNNNNNNNNNNNNNNNNNNNNNNNNNNNNNNNNNNNNNNNNNNNNNNNNNNNNNNNNNNNNNNNNNNNNNNNNNNNNNNNNNNNNNNNNNNNNNNNNNNNNNNNNNNNNNNNNNNNNNNNNNNNNNNNNNNNNNNNNNNNNNNNNNNNNNNNNNNNNNNNNNNNNNNNNNNNNNNNNNNNNNNNNNNNNNNNNNNNNNNNNNNNNNNNNAGTACATTTTTGTCAAGTTGATGTCGCAGTAACAGGCATGAGCGGATATCCTGTGCGCAGAATGGATTGTCAAGACTGCCTCGGGGTCCGAGTTTTGAGAGCCGTCCTCCTGCATGAGTTTCATCGTCGATTGGGGGGTCAACTGAGAGCTGCCTCCTCTGGTTGTGGACAGACAGGGAGTGTCAATCCGGATACCATGAACGTTCGTTCTGATCgtctgacgaagaagacctgTATCTTGGGTCTTTGGCAACAGCCTTatgaaaagagacaccgttTTTGGGAGTATTTGTTGAGGGCTGACGCAAAAGAGTGTGCCCGCTGCCGGGAAAACCGGAAGGAACAGCCGTGGCGCGCAGGCTCCTGAAGTCTCATCGAACCCCTGAAAAGCGTTCCCTGGTTGTGggcgtttctgtcgctggAGGCGAAAAAGGATATGTAGCTAATAAAGAACCGTCCAGGGTCCCTGGTCATGCATTCCCAATCAAAAAATATTCTCCACGAAGCAGTTTACCACTAAAACCTGGGTTCAGGTTTCAGGCAATACCTCGTATGGAGCAATACGTCGTATGGAGCATCTCTTTTTGGATGCGGGGAGGCacaacggaagaagaagaggataTGGAGCTGGAGGTATCTAGCAGACAACGTGACACCGACGCTCTTTCAAGTGGTGCCTTGGATGTTCAGCTGACATCCGCCACGTGCCCCTGTTGAGTTCTGGGGAAGTGAGTCATGGTGGTTAAAACAAGCACGCATGGTGTACTACGGACATCGTCATGCACCATTTCCACTCACTTAGGACAAGCCTCGCACGTAATCCACCCTCGCATTGCCAATAGAGGGCAAACATTCTCAGCGTACGTTGACTGCGAGGGGTAACAAGCATTCCCTGCGGTGAACTTAACAGAAGAACACGAGGGTGTCACTTGCATCAGAATCTAGGTTCGAGAAGTCAACTGTGTAGCATCAGTGTTTTGCAGTGAGAATCCTCGCGGACCCTAct
It contains:
- a CDS encoding Toxoplasma gondii family E protein (encoded by transcript TGME49_318130) gives rise to the protein MVWSTGHDDSRASDFPVRSEGSSDDVHIEDILGGNSSPSNREEEAAVIRALAEKALAAAALMSSVLPRLHHGSNAVRAVSQQMVQHWTFLLEQAQMIENGETNGDDSAGTSLHQGQHSSSDVAVPGDGVAALGVNRSASEPGATGGSLRLSYPKQVPFSHPRKPASPLLLTPRSGWAPLQTISETSVLDGISFDTSDWWDLEESPFIDRSAGTKQDSQRDLEEALELADLDRRDLGGWHPFSSRVTDPRSLFTAASTGGVSGSSSGTGEAGGRPPSHLPELYSTVASRPARSTSAPPSRTQSSTTSAVKPVRSGPSPAPAGKRPLSVSRGLSPRGHAASRRTVSVGRPSMTQSRRGDRSVSKDRIQGTLPARTHGATVRPRTTMAGGPRQTTQHGTDKKGAASGSEKGSGSQSSAPKDGGKTGTSGQQRGSDGGLAGAGGSGRRPGGGGGDEKEPRGPPDGVAPGASKGRKRAKRRREMQTLKHNAGHYRRTLKTASXXXXXXXXXXXRWGPEGLDSEGSTREQRGAGGEDGEPRVSGPSETATHPPGEKTHETAGRGRGKKKKAIKAHSAGEGEAQRSPESRVKAEPDTSATQDSATDDKPGGGSDIDGKRQDMPEHAPPPVGVGLTEVHEESASMPDTEQTSEAAASGSSISESAARMEAVRTGARPKTSKPASTKVGARRQKKRTKEAAPRPAEPPSKPDDSDQEATRGRTRHRERRGRSDSKQESARRDAVASSGGGDKGETGDGEGTVPVPQGGFASVARNVEAKVHAILQKYEQDRDAFDQRPGVKTFVDAVVDSVAPEADFGVPFVSLCEMVMTDLDAECRLEALGKVAENLKATAARVRTSSRPDEGSDAGASGGHDGAGRDVAVTDTTLAGVIKMTEMKVSSIRRRVIPFIRVLLTARFGLILENHLPEKPRFLFPSNIAPPQAPTSAEGYSVEEIHLPSCASPVAALRLFVNRLTAWKNEILAVGNNLEQKWWIEPEDPEEAVREHNRTVLAFEAASATAVFAILSERQKKWNLQELARVERNPQRKTALEEASRILEKCIDEERQQKLSRFSSYTESLLDTARNRVKKKSGPWVTPSDSSHCPELRALMEKSEESPSDEAGAGGSE